The proteins below come from a single Leptotrichia sp. oral taxon 223 genomic window:
- a CDS encoding YitT family protein — MRTKTIFTLIKEYFLIGLGTFILAFGLHFFFFQNKIASGGVTGLAIVVNSIFHISTGLFVAVSNFILFALAFIVISGQFGVKSIYATVLLSVFLSYFEKFYPNYALTHDLILATIFGSALCALGVTIIYLYEASTGGTSIIARILTKYCHISYGMSSFIVDAIVTLLAIFAFGVELGLVGLLSVYVTGFIIDKFIEGFNSRKQIMIITSNKDIVLNYILKDFDRGCTVLKGVGGYSGAEKDILLTIIERRQFIQLRKFLKTHDPTSFVTVTDTTKVFGEGFDQLH, encoded by the coding sequence ATGAGAACAAAAACAATTTTTACATTGATTAAGGAGTATTTTTTAATTGGACTGGGAACTTTTATTCTGGCGTTTGGATTACATTTTTTCTTTTTCCAGAACAAGATAGCAAGCGGCGGTGTGACAGGGCTAGCTATTGTTGTAAACAGCATTTTTCACATTTCAACAGGGTTATTTGTCGCAGTTAGCAATTTTATCCTGTTTGCACTTGCATTTATCGTAATCAGCGGGCAATTTGGCGTAAAGAGCATTTATGCTACGGTACTTTTATCCGTCTTTCTTTCATATTTTGAAAAATTTTATCCTAATTATGCCCTTACTCACGACTTAATTTTAGCCACAATTTTTGGAAGTGCATTATGTGCTTTGGGAGTAACGATTATTTATTTGTACGAAGCTTCGACTGGCGGCACTTCAATCATTGCGAGAATCCTTACAAAATATTGCCACATTAGCTACGGAATGTCAAGTTTCATTGTAGATGCAATTGTTACTCTTCTGGCAATTTTCGCCTTTGGAGTCGAACTGGGGCTTGTGGGACTGTTAAGTGTCTATGTAACTGGATTTATCATTGACAAGTTTATTGAAGGATTTAATTCACGTAAGCAGATTATGATTATCACTTCAAACAAGGACATCGTGCTAAACTACATTTTAAAGGATTTTGACAGAGGCTGCACTGTACTTAAAGGAGTTGGGGGGTATTCTGGAGCTGAAAAGGACATTTTACTCACAATTATTGAAAGAAGACAGTTTATTCAGCTAAGAAAATTCCTGAAAACCCATGATCCAACTTCCTTCGTAACAGTAACCGATACAACAAAAGTCTTTGGAGAAGGTTTCGATCAATTACATTAA
- the mnmA gene encoding tRNA 2-thiouridine(34) synthase MnmA, whose translation MNKKLDDKKVVVGMSGGIDSSVAALLLKQQGYEVIGVTLKHLPDELSENPGKTCCSLDDINDARYTCYTLGIPHYVLNVVEQFKKDVMEYFIKMYNAGKTPSPCVICDEKVKIKKLVEFADKMGIKYISTGHYSKVSKNNMLLWDKNNRKDQTYMLYRLDKDVVERFLFPLSEYEKSEVREIARQNGIHTHNKPDSQGICFAPNGYIPFLKKVLGNDVKKGNFVDKNGKIIGEHIGYQFYTVGQRRGLGLNLGKPFFVLELRPETNEVVVGDFDELLIKKIEVINYKFHYNLKEIIGKRLTARPRFSSKGLAGELKLLKSEESNENRIIFEFDEKTHENSEGQHIVFYLDNEIVGGGEIKIFDKALKI comes from the coding sequence ATGAACAAAAAATTAGATGATAAAAAAGTAGTAGTTGGAATGAGTGGCGGCATAGACAGTTCTGTCGCTGCTCTTTTATTGAAACAGCAAGGCTATGAAGTTATAGGAGTTACGTTAAAGCATTTGCCTGATGAACTTTCAGAAAATCCTGGAAAAACGTGTTGTTCCCTTGATGATATAAATGATGCAAGGTACACGTGTTACACATTGGGAATCCCCCATTATGTCCTAAATGTCGTGGAACAATTTAAGAAGGATGTAATGGAATATTTTATAAAGATGTACAATGCTGGAAAAACACCTTCACCTTGTGTAATTTGCGATGAAAAGGTAAAGATAAAAAAACTCGTAGAATTCGCTGATAAAATGGGAATAAAATACATTTCGACAGGGCATTATTCAAAAGTTAGCAAGAATAATATGCTTTTATGGGATAAAAATAACAGAAAAGATCAGACTTATATGCTTTATCGGTTGGATAAAGATGTTGTAGAAAGATTTTTATTTCCACTTTCAGAATATGAAAAATCAGAAGTTCGTGAAATCGCAAGACAAAATGGTATTCACACTCATAATAAGCCCGACAGCCAAGGAATCTGCTTTGCTCCCAACGGATATATTCCATTCTTGAAAAAAGTGCTTGGAAATGATGTAAAAAAGGGAAATTTTGTGGATAAAAATGGTAAAATTATCGGAGAACACATAGGTTATCAGTTTTACACAGTTGGGCAGCGGCGTGGATTGGGGCTTAATTTAGGAAAGCCATTTTTTGTGCTTGAGCTTCGCCCTGAAACAAATGAGGTTGTTGTGGGAGATTTTGATGAATTGCTGATAAAGAAAATAGAAGTGATAAATTATAAATTTCACTATAATTTAAAAGAAATAATCGGAAAAAGATTAACTGCACGTCCAAGATTTTCTTCAAAAGGACTGGCTGGGGAATTGAAACTTTTGAAAAGTGAAGAAAGCAATGAAAATAGGATAATTTTTGAATTTGATGAAAAGACTCACGAAAATTCAGAAGGACAGCACATTGTATTTTATTTGGACAATGAAATTGTTGGTGGCGGCGAAATAAAAATATTTGACAAAGCCCTAAAAATATGA
- a CDS encoding MliC family protein, which produces MKSAKKMILATLVGVLALSSIGFSAARAKSSKKASNLTRKFSCSSRNVTVQNLSTDRVRLTDGNGKVYNLKLTRSGSGEEYTGGGVSIHIKGNDAVFTKNGSDESCYMTGNGNSSSSQSSSSHLLRKYSCDGYQDVTVENLSTDKVKLADGYGGIYTLNSVTSGSGEKYSNGNVSIHMKGNDAVYTENGKDKSCSLQNSGHGSINE; this is translated from the coding sequence ATGAAATCAGCAAAAAAAATGATTTTAGCAACTTTAGTTGGAGTTTTGGCTCTTAGTTCTATTGGTTTTTCAGCAGCGAGAGCAAAATCTTCAAAAAAAGCATCGAATTTAACAAGAAAATTCAGCTGCAGCAGCAGAAATGTGACAGTACAAAATCTTTCAACAGACAGAGTAAGATTGACAGATGGAAATGGAAAAGTCTACAATCTGAAATTAACAAGATCTGGTAGTGGAGAAGAATACACAGGTGGAGGAGTTTCGATTCATATAAAGGGAAATGATGCAGTATTTACAAAAAATGGAAGCGATGAAAGCTGCTATATGACAGGAAATGGCAACTCAAGCAGCAGCCAAAGTTCTAGCAGTCATTTGCTAAGAAAATACAGCTGTGACGGTTATCAAGATGTAACAGTAGAAAATCTTTCAACAGACAAAGTAAAACTGGCTGACGGTTATGGTGGAATTTATACTTTAAATTCAGTAACTTCTGGAAGTGGGGAAAAATATTCTAATGGAAATGTTTCTATCCACATGAAAGGAAACGACGCTGTCTATACAGAAAATGGAAAAGATAAAAGCTGTAGCCTTCAAAATTCTGGGCATGGTTCAATTAACGAATAA
- a CDS encoding lipopolysaccharide biosynthesis protein, with product MDNKNLLKGTMVYSLMNLVTKMGSFIFLPIITRLLTQEEFGIVGTLAPITSLFTVILGLGLYNAQMKKYVDLKESEDEFGSYMFSSTLIIIVFNVLTYIFLFTPAAQKLFSYIVDLSKVSYYPLIIVSVLIATTNAFNNLSTTLFRMKRMYMKVAIGSVVSLFTTYILAIYFIKYLKWGVFGNQFANLIALLIVFLFYFKDYFGKFRFKLNFDYVKYSLRNGLPLIFIELTDQVVNLSDRLVLAKFVSLAVVGGYTLAFTGGRVLSVVTGSFVNSWTPEFYEAMKEDKTNPRITRSVENFIAIISFACVIAQLFAPEGIKLIFPKSYHQAINYMPLILAGIVIQALFCLDYFFHFHEDSIYIFYFTMFAMIFNLVGNIIFIPKFPEIGPIIAAWTTLLAFLFRAIMEMMIIREKYKISFNYKKLFLYFIIIVNPVIFYLSNDQLSWMKFGLKIVYLAIVTKLLVNREVYTKIANLVNGIKRKIIKR from the coding sequence ATGGATAATAAGAATTTATTGAAGGGGACAATGGTTTATTCTCTTATGAATTTGGTTACAAAGATGGGTTCGTTTATATTTTTGCCGATAATAACGAGGTTACTCACACAGGAGGAGTTTGGGATTGTGGGGACACTGGCTCCGATTACTTCATTGTTTACGGTGATTCTGGGGCTGGGGCTTTATAATGCTCAGATGAAGAAATATGTAGATTTGAAGGAAAGTGAAGATGAATTTGGAAGCTATATGTTTTCTTCAACTTTGATTATAATAGTTTTTAATGTACTTACTTATATTTTTTTATTTACACCGGCAGCACAAAAGTTGTTTTCTTATATAGTTGATTTAAGCAAGGTAAGTTACTATCCTTTGATAATTGTCAGCGTCTTAATTGCCACAACGAACGCTTTTAACAATCTTTCGACAACTTTGTTCAGAATGAAGAGAATGTATATGAAAGTTGCAATAGGGAGTGTTGTAAGCCTTTTCACAACTTATATTCTGGCAATTTACTTTATAAAATACTTGAAATGGGGAGTTTTTGGAAACCAGTTTGCAAATTTAATTGCACTGCTTATAGTATTTTTATTTTATTTTAAGGATTATTTTGGGAAATTTAGATTTAAGCTGAATTTTGATTATGTGAAATATTCGCTGCGAAATGGATTGCCACTGATTTTTATTGAACTTACAGATCAAGTTGTAAATTTGAGCGATAGGCTTGTTTTAGCAAAATTTGTTTCTCTTGCGGTAGTTGGGGGATATACGCTTGCATTTACTGGAGGAAGGGTTTTGTCGGTTGTTACAGGTTCTTTTGTAAACAGCTGGACGCCAGAGTTTTATGAGGCGATGAAGGAAGATAAGACAAATCCGAGAATAACACGAAGTGTGGAAAACTTTATTGCAATTATTTCCTTTGCCTGCGTAATTGCACAGTTATTTGCTCCAGAAGGAATAAAGCTGATATTTCCAAAAAGTTATCATCAGGCGATAAATTATATGCCTTTAATTCTAGCTGGAATTGTAATACAGGCATTATTTTGCCTTGATTATTTTTTCCATTTTCACGAAGACAGCATATATATTTTTTATTTTACAATGTTTGCAATGATATTTAATCTAGTCGGAAATATAATTTTTATACCGAAATTTCCAGAAATTGGGCCTATTATTGCAGCGTGGACAACGTTACTTGCCTTTTTATTTAGAGCGATAATGGAAATGATGATTATAAGGGAAAAATACAAGATTTCGTTTAATTATAAAAAATTATTTTTATATTTCATAATTATTGTAAATCCTGTAATATTCTATTTATCAAATGATCAGCTTTCGTGGATGAAATTTGGCTTGAAAATAGTTTATTTGGCGATAGTGACAAAATTGCTTGTAAATCGGGAAGTTTACACCAAAATTGCAAATCTTGTGAATGGAATAAAAAGAAAAATTATAAAACGATAA
- a CDS encoding SIS domain-containing protein has product MEIDIIKETKNVFDIEIAELEKLKNKLGDNFQKLVQMILELKNNNKVVVTGIGKSGIIGKKITATLASTGTTAVFINAAEALHGDLGMISDGDVVIAISNSGNSDEVLSILAPIRKIGGKIVAFTGNPNSTLGKYAELTINVGVEKEACPLGQAPMSSTTATLVTGDALAVCLMKLKNFTENDFARYHPGGSLGKRLLLHVSDLMHIGDELPVVKENEKIENVLMVLTKKKLGAVCISDTGLENGKLLGIITEGDIRRALKHKEKFFDYVASDIMISTPVTIEKDAMALDALHLMENRKSQINVLPVVENGNVVGLIRVHDLIGLR; this is encoded by the coding sequence ATGGAAATAGATATTATAAAGGAAACTAAAAATGTATTTGACATTGAAATTGCGGAACTGGAAAAATTAAAAAATAAGCTGGGAGATAATTTTCAAAAGTTAGTTCAAATGATTTTGGAATTGAAAAATAATAATAAAGTTGTTGTGACAGGAATTGGAAAGTCTGGAATAATTGGGAAAAAAATTACAGCGACACTTGCTTCGACTGGTACAACAGCAGTATTTATAAATGCAGCAGAGGCACTTCACGGTGATTTGGGAATGATTAGCGATGGAGATGTTGTAATTGCAATCTCAAACAGCGGAAATTCAGATGAGGTATTAAGCATTTTGGCACCAATAAGGAAAATTGGAGGAAAAATTGTTGCATTTACTGGAAATCCTAATTCTACATTAGGGAAATATGCGGAACTGACGATTAATGTCGGGGTGGAAAAGGAAGCATGTCCGCTGGGGCAAGCTCCGATGAGTTCAACTACAGCAACACTTGTGACAGGAGATGCACTTGCCGTATGCCTTATGAAATTAAAGAATTTTACAGAAAATGACTTTGCCAGATATCATCCAGGAGGAAGTCTTGGGAAACGGCTATTATTACACGTTTCGGATTTAATGCACATTGGAGATGAATTGCCAGTTGTGAAGGAAAATGAAAAAATTGAGAATGTATTAATGGTTCTTACAAAGAAAAAATTAGGAGCTGTATGTATTTCGGATACAGGGCTTGAAAATGGTAAACTGCTTGGAATTATAACAGAAGGGGATATTCGGCGTGCATTGAAGCATAAGGAGAAATTTTTTGATTATGTGGCTTCTGATATTATGATTTCCACGCCAGTAACGATTGAAAAGGATGCGATGGCTCTCGATGCGCTTCATCTGATGGAAAATAGAAAAAGCCAGATTAACGTATTGCCAGTCGTGGAAAATGGGAATGTTGTGGGCTTAATAAGAGTGCACGATTTAATAGGATTAAGATAA
- a CDS encoding glycosyltransferase family 2 protein, translating into MKFTIFTPTFNRKELLKKLYKSLQKQTFKDFEWLIVDDGSADGTKEKVEEFLSEKKLDIKYYFKENGGKQRVYNFATDKANGELFICLDSDDEYVENGLETILKYWKKYEKNNNIAGMGYLSTYPNGEIIGSSFPEKEMASTQFDIYNKYGVKGDKGLMFRTEIIKKYKFPVFDDEKFITEAVVYNRICEKYKMVYVNEKIEIKEYQEDGLTAKYNNLLLRNPKGQALYHNEINSQNLSFKQKILNNAVYYKFCRVAGYKFGKIFKENKNKLFLIFALGIGEYMWQKEKNKK; encoded by the coding sequence ATGAAATTTACGATTTTTACACCGACTTTTAACAGAAAGGAACTGCTTAAAAAATTGTATAAATCACTTCAAAAACAGACTTTCAAGGACTTTGAGTGGCTTATTGTAGATGATGGCTCTGCTGATGGAACTAAAGAGAAAGTAGAAGAATTTTTGAGTGAAAAAAAGCTGGATATAAAGTATTATTTTAAGGAAAATGGGGGTAAACAGCGGGTGTATAATTTTGCAACTGATAAAGCAAATGGAGAGCTTTTTATCTGTCTTGATTCTGATGATGAATATGTTGAAAATGGTCTTGAAACTATTTTGAAATATTGGAAAAAATATGAAAAAAATAACAATATTGCGGGAATGGGGTATTTGTCAACTTATCCAAATGGAGAAATTATTGGCTCAAGTTTTCCAGAAAAAGAGATGGCTTCAACACAGTTTGATATTTACAATAAATACGGAGTTAAGGGCGATAAAGGGCTTATGTTTCGGACTGAAATTATAAAAAAATATAAATTTCCAGTTTTTGATGATGAAAAATTTATTACGGAAGCTGTTGTCTATAACAGAATTTGTGAAAAATATAAGATGGTTTATGTAAATGAGAAAATTGAGATAAAGGAATATCAGGAAGATGGATTGACAGCAAAATACAATAATTTACTGTTGCGAAATCCGAAAGGACAGGCACTTTATCATAACGAAATTAATTCCCAGAATCTGTCTTTTAAGCAGAAAATCCTAAATAATGCTGTTTATTACAAATTTTGCAGGGTAGCAGGCTATAAATTTGGAAAAATATTTAAAGAAAATAAAAATAAATTGTTTTTAATTTTTGCTTTGGGAATTGGGGAATATATGTGGCAAAAAGAAAAAAATAAAAAATAA
- a CDS encoding helicase C-terminal domain-containing protein, translated as MKVAEFINARTIEKMRLQIAESGGNEVFFRGIPDGEGIVADVEVIARGNSSSVAALLNMMRKNEVIIHNHPSGVLIPSDEDVSISSIYGEVGGASYIVNNAVDDIYVIVALKEFIKIDVDEYFGENGAIHRNFGKFEVRREQYEMAKFIENSVNENKKLIVEAGTGTGKTIAYLLPTLLYAIENNLKLIVSTNTINLQEQLINKDIPLLRKIIDEDFNYQIVKGRGNYLCKRKLYNIDVTEKETDTEEEKTEKNIIRNLIDWDKNVTRTGDRNELKYEISNSIWEKVNSEVDMCKGVKCPYYSKCHFFNARKNVADATLLIVNHHMFFADLAIRNQTGFYTNYSILPNYDIVVFDEAHNIEDTARNYFTFETSKISFGRLMGHIYNRRVMVNSSNAGAIVRLMAYLNESLSSEEYEKADELKEDVIAELNTFYDKGIDIFDKLIYLFSENNDNREIKIKIDKQKMRSNKAFREVMEINSQFKESYGNLVIRINKFLNTVSNYNLEDREGFLFEFSRYYERLKQYYKKFEFILEGKEEGYVYWANVTTVRPNVKLYATPFDISDELNDNLFTKMDRMIFTSATLAVDNRFDYYKKSIGLMKENRRKIDERIVKSPFNYEKQMKVYIPEDALDPTNIEFLRDLEEFIEGVIKSTKGHCFLLFTSYSALNFLYNQLKSRFSEKEYTLIKQNDFPRHEMIEIFKNSKNPILFGTDSFWEGVDVQGEQLKSVIITKLPFKVPNDPVTEAIIENIRKNGQNPFNDYQVPQAVIKFKQGVGRLIRSKTDSGNIVILDNRIIKKMYGKKFLTALPRNKVVESKNDILKRMK; from the coding sequence ATGAAAGTTGCTGAATTTATTAATGCGAGAACAATAGAAAAAATGCGCCTGCAAATTGCGGAATCCGGTGGAAATGAAGTGTTTTTTCGTGGGATTCCAGATGGGGAAGGGATTGTTGCAGATGTAGAAGTGATAGCACGGGGAAATTCCAGCTCTGTTGCCGCATTATTAAATATGATGAGAAAAAATGAGGTTATAATACACAATCATCCGTCTGGAGTGCTGATTCCGTCTGATGAGGATGTGAGCATTTCCAGCATATATGGGGAAGTTGGAGGGGCTTCGTACATTGTAAATAACGCTGTGGATGATATTTACGTGATTGTGGCTTTAAAGGAATTTATAAAAATTGATGTGGATGAATATTTTGGAGAGAATGGGGCTATTCATAGGAATTTTGGTAAGTTTGAGGTACGGCGGGAACAGTATGAGATGGCTAAGTTTATTGAAAATAGCGTGAATGAGAATAAAAAGCTCATAGTTGAGGCTGGGACTGGGACTGGGAAGACGATTGCCTATTTACTGCCGACATTGCTTTACGCCATTGAAAATAACTTAAAGCTGATTGTTTCGACGAATACTATTAATTTGCAGGAACAGCTTATTAATAAGGATATTCCGCTTTTAAGGAAAATTATTGACGAGGACTTTAATTATCAGATTGTAAAGGGACGAGGAAACTATCTTTGCAAGAGAAAGCTTTACAATATAGATGTTACGGAGAAGGAAACAGATACGGAAGAGGAAAAGACTGAAAAAAATATTATAAGAAATCTTATTGACTGGGATAAAAATGTTACAAGAACAGGTGACAGGAATGAGCTGAAATACGAGATTTCAAACAGTATCTGGGAAAAAGTCAATAGTGAAGTTGATATGTGTAAAGGTGTAAAATGCCCGTATTATTCAAAATGCCACTTTTTTAATGCTAGAAAAAATGTTGCAGATGCGACACTTCTTATTGTAAACCATCATATGTTCTTTGCAGATTTAGCAATTAGGAATCAGACAGGATTTTATACAAATTATTCGATTTTGCCAAATTATGATATTGTTGTTTTTGATGAGGCTCACAATATAGAAGATACGGCTCGAAATTATTTTACTTTTGAAACGTCGAAAATATCATTTGGACGGCTTATGGGGCATATTTATAATAGACGTGTTATGGTAAATTCTAGCAATGCCGGGGCTATTGTCAGACTGATGGCTTATCTGAATGAGAGCCTTTCGAGTGAAGAATATGAGAAAGCCGATGAATTGAAGGAAGATGTTATTGCAGAATTGAACACGTTTTATGACAAGGGAATAGATATTTTTGATAAATTAATTTATCTTTTTTCAGAAAATAATGACAACAGGGAAATCAAGATAAAGATTGATAAGCAGAAAATGCGAAGTAACAAGGCTTTTCGTGAAGTTATGGAAATTAATAGTCAGTTTAAGGAAAGTTATGGAAATTTAGTTATAAGAATCAACAAGTTTTTAAATACTGTGAGCAATTATAATTTAGAAGACAGAGAGGGGTTTTTATTTGAATTTTCGAGATATTATGAGAGATTGAAGCAGTATTATAAGAAATTTGAGTTTATTCTGGAAGGGAAAGAAGAAGGATATGTTTACTGGGCTAATGTTACTACAGTCCGTCCAAATGTGAAATTATATGCGACGCCTTTTGATATTTCGGATGAACTGAATGATAACTTGTTTACGAAAATGGACAGGATGATTTTTACTTCGGCGACACTTGCTGTTGACAATAGGTTTGACTATTATAAAAAAAGCATTGGGCTTATGAAGGAAAATCGCAGGAAAATAGACGAAAGAATTGTAAAATCGCCATTTAATTACGAAAAACAAATGAAAGTTTATATTCCAGAAGATGCGCTTGATCCGACAAATATTGAATTTCTGCGGGATTTGGAAGAATTTATTGAAGGCGTGATAAAAAGTACGAAAGGGCATTGTTTTTTACTATTTACTTCATACAGCGCCTTGAACTTTTTGTACAATCAGTTAAAATCACGATTTTCAGAAAAGGAATATACGCTTATAAAGCAAAATGACTTTCCACGGCACGAAATGATAGAAATATTTAAAAACTCTAAAAATCCGATATTATTTGGGACAGACAGCTTTTGGGAAGGTGTTGATGTGCAGGGAGAACAGCTGAAATCAGTAATTATTACAAAATTGCCGTTTAAAGTGCCGAATGATCCTGTAACGGAGGCAATCATTGAAAATATTAGAAAAAATGGGCAAAATCCGTTTAATGATTATCAGGTTCCACAAGCTGTGATTAAATTTAAGCAGGGAGTTGGCAGGCTTATTAGAAGCAAGACGGACAGCGGAAATATTGTTATCCTTGATAATAGGATAATAAAAAAAATGTATGGAAAGAAATTTTTGACGGCTTTGCCACGAAATAAGGTGGTGGAAAGTAAAAATGATATTTTAAAAAGGATGAAGTAA
- a CDS encoding mannose-1-phosphate guanylyltransferase: MDKIALIMAGGSGTRFWPLSTNEKPKQFLDLVSEKTMIKETIDRIKKLVPIERIFISTNIKYFDIIKKELPEIADRNIIFEPMARDTAACIGYAACIIRKIYKNSIMAVLPSDHLIKKEKEFLDSLEFAFYEAEKNKIVTLGVKPTYAETGYGYIEYVDRKKSKDDKNNCKNKEIKEIFKSYKVKKFREKPNKELAEKYIEQGNYLWNSGMFLWKTEFILHEIKKHMETHKAVLEKIEEMLENVDLNEFYGEKLSDFVKDEFEKFEKISIDFGVMEYTKSVSVIPVDIDWNDVGNFKSLEDIFLKDRDSNVVQADHFEQIESEGNIVINKENDKIIATIGVENIVIVNTKDALLVCHKDKSQEVKKILNKIEMKKK, encoded by the coding sequence ATGGATAAGATAGCTTTAATTATGGCGGGAGGAAGCGGGACGAGATTCTGGCCGCTGTCTACGAACGAGAAGCCGAAGCAGTTTTTGGATCTTGTGTCAGAAAAAACTATGATAAAGGAAACAATTGACAGGATAAAAAAACTTGTTCCGATAGAGAGGATTTTTATTTCCACGAATATTAAATATTTTGATATAATAAAAAAGGAATTGCCCGAGATTGCTGACAGGAATATAATTTTTGAGCCGATGGCAAGGGATACGGCGGCCTGTATCGGATATGCGGCCTGTATTATCAGAAAAATTTATAAGAACAGCATTATGGCCGTTTTGCCGTCAGATCATTTAATCAAGAAGGAAAAGGAATTTTTAGACAGCTTGGAGTTTGCATTTTATGAGGCGGAAAAAAATAAGATTGTTACGCTGGGAGTCAAACCGACTTATGCAGAAACTGGGTACGGATATATTGAGTATGTGGATAGAAAAAAATCAAAAGATGATAAAAATAATTGCAAAAATAAAGAAATTAAGGAAATATTCAAGTCGTATAAAGTGAAAAAGTTTAGGGAAAAGCCTAATAAGGAACTGGCTGAAAAATATATTGAGCAGGGAAATTATCTTTGGAATAGCGGAATGTTCCTTTGGAAAACGGAATTTATTTTGCATGAAATAAAAAAACATATGGAAACGCATAAGGCTGTTTTGGAAAAGATTGAAGAAATGCTGGAAAATGTGGATTTGAATGAGTTTTATGGCGAAAAGTTAAGTGATTTTGTAAAAGATGAATTTGAAAAATTTGAAAAAATTTCAATAGATTTTGGAGTGATGGAGTATACTAAATCTGTGAGCGTAATTCCCGTTGACATTGACTGGAACGATGTTGGAAATTTCAAGTCGCTTGAGGATATTTTCCTAAAGGACAGAGACAGCAACGTTGTGCAGGCTGATCACTTTGAGCAGATTGAATCGGAAGGAAATATCGTAATTAATAAGGAAAATGACAAAATTATCGCTACAATCGGGGTAGAGAATATTGTTATTGTAAATACAAAGGATGCCTTGCTTGTCTGTCATAAGGATAAAAGTCAGGAAGTTAAGAAAATATTGAATAAAATTGAGATGAAAAAGAAGTAG